The following proteins come from a genomic window of Halomarina ordinaria:
- a CDS encoding MGMT family protein, with product MDDESGIYAREFESLECFVQLGVASGRVISVSFPGTPEDGATADHPLLDRIAAYLEGTHDDFADVTVALTVPTAHREVLEAVRDVPYGEQVSVERLARSTPGLDADDEDDHAVVRDALAGNPTPILVPDHRVRDGPSAAPPAVEQRLRSFEGL from the coding sequence ATGGACGACGAGTCGGGCATCTACGCGCGGGAGTTCGAATCGCTCGAGTGTTTCGTACAGCTCGGCGTCGCGAGCGGCCGCGTCATCTCCGTCTCGTTCCCCGGAACGCCCGAGGACGGCGCCACCGCGGACCACCCGCTCCTCGACCGCATCGCGGCGTACCTCGAGGGGACGCACGACGACTTCGCCGACGTCACCGTCGCGCTGACCGTCCCGACGGCCCACAGGGAGGTGCTGGAGGCGGTGCGCGACGTCCCCTACGGCGAGCAGGTGAGCGTCGAGCGCCTCGCGCGCTCGACGCCCGGCCTCGACGCCGACGACGAGGACGACCACGCCGTCGTCCGCGACGCCCTCGCCGGCAACCCGACACCCATCCTGGTGCCGGACCACCGGGTACGCGACGGCCCGAGCGCCGCGCCGCCGGCGGTCGAACA